Part of the Sulfuricurvum kujiense DSM 16994 genome, CGCGATAGTCACACATAATTACCGCTGCAGAAGATTTAAACTCTGTAGTCAAAGCGCTAACAATCTCAGATTTCTGTGATTTATTCATAGTTTCTCCTTTCCAGACATAACTTCAAGCGGGGCGGAGTGACTCCGATTAAGGCCTAAGCCCCCTACTGTCTTAAGTCCATAAGATAAAGTCGGGTATCCGTTGATTAACGGATATCCAAAAGTTCTTGCGTTTCGAATTTGATCGCCGGGCTCATAGTCAATGAAAGAGCGGCATTTTTGATATAGCGACCTTTTGCAGTCGACGGTTTCGCACGGTTGATAGCACCGACAAACGCTTTGATGTTTTCAGCGATTTTATCAGTGTCGAAACTCACTTTACCGATACCGGCATGGATGTTCCCTTTTTTGTCAACACGGAAGTTTACTTGTCCGCCTTTAACGTTGCTAACCGCTTTTGCGATATCTGCTGTAACCGTTCCTGTTTTAGGATTCGGCATCATCCCTTTTGGCCCGAGGATACGTCCTACTTGACCGACAAGTCCCATACAATCGGGTGCAGCGACAACGATATCGAAGTTAATGTTACCTGCTTTGATTTGTTCAACCAAATCTTCAGCACCGACGATGTCAGCACCTGCATTTTTAGCTTCGTCTACTTTTGCACCTTTTGCGAAAACCGCAACACGAACCACTTTTCCTGTACCGTGAGGAAGCACAACGGCACCACGGATCATTTGGTCAGCGTGACGAGGATCAACACCAAGATTCAAAGCAATTTCGACTGTTTCGTCAAACTTTGCAGACTTAAGCTCTTTAACAAACGCAGCAGCGTCTGCTACAGAGTAGCTTTTTGTCATATCAATTTTTTCACTTAGTTGTTTATAGCGTTTTCCAGCCATTTGAATTCTCCAATATTAGAATCTGCCGCAAGGTTTAGCCTCTTTGCGGTCGAAGAGTTATGTAGAATTAATCTACGATATCAACACCCATTGAACGGCATGATCCAGCAATTGTTGCAGCTGCAGCATCGACGTCGTCTGTGTTCATATCTTGAATTTTTTGCTTAACGATTTCCATCAATTGAGCTTTAGTGATTTTACCCACTTTGTTTTTCATCGGATTATCAGTCCCTTTTTTTAGACCGGCTGCTTTCATGATGAGAGCAGAAGCCGGAGGCTGTTTTGTGATGAAAGAGAACGTTTTATCCGCATATACTGTAATAACAACAGGGAGTTTAAAACCTGCCTTATCTTTTGTACGCTCGTTGAACGCCTTACAAAATTCCATGATGTTAACACCGCGTTGACCGAGTGCTGGTCCAACCGGAGGGGCTGGATTAGCAGCGCCGGCTTGAACTTGCAACTTGATGTAGCCCGTAATTTTCTTTGCCATTTGTGCTTCCTTTTTTTGAGATTAAATAATTTTTTCGACTTGGGTATACGAAATATCCACCGGAGTGCTGCGTCCGAAGATAGAGACATTGAGTTTCAGTGTTCCATGCTCAAGATCGTATTCATCTACCGTACCGGTGAAATTCGCAAACGGACCGTCTACGATACGAACCATCTCTCCGTTATCGAAGAAGACTTTCGGTTTCGGAGCCGAACGGTTCGTTACGCGGTCCAAAATAACCGCGATATCATTGTCGCTTAGAGGAGTCGGCTTGTTAGACTCACCGATAAATCCAGCTACGCGCGGCAACGATTGGATACGGTGCTGCAATTCGATTGATAGATCCATATTTGCGAACACATAACCTGAATACAATGAGCGCTCAGTGATCTTTTTCTTGCCGTTTTTAACTTCGATTACATCTTCCGTCGGTACGATGACTTCGGTAATGACATCTTGAAGATTGTTTTCAGCGATGATGTTTTCGATAGCGGCTTTAACGCTGCGCTCACTACCGGCATATGTTTGAATCGAGTACCAACGATGTGCCATGTATTTTCCTTAACTCAAAATTGCCGAAACAGTTGAAGACATGATAAAATCTACCAATGCCAAGAACAATACGACGAACGTAACAACAGCGATAACAGCAATAAATGCTTGTTTTACTTGCGGCTTTGTCGGGAAAATAACTTTTGCAAGTTCCATTTTCGCATTGTGAATGGTTTGACTTAATGTATTTTTCATTTATTGTATCCTCAGGACATTTCCAACGACTAACGCTCTAGAGCATCATTCGTCAAAAATGGGTGGCAGGCCAGGAGGGATTCGAACCCCCAACAATCGGATTTGGAATCCGGCGCTCTACCATTGGAACTACTGACCTATAAAACCCTCTCGAGGAGGGAACTGAAATTAAAGTTTTGCTTCTTTATGAACCGTGTGCTCACGGCAAAATTTACAAAACTTACGTACTGAGAATTTCTCAGTGTGAGTTTTTTTGTTTTTAGTAGTGTGATAGTTACGACGAGTACACTTTTCACACGCTAAATGGATATTTTCACGCATGTTTTACCTTATTAATCCAACCCGAAGGTTGGGGAAAATTATGCAAGGATTTTAGAAACAACCCCAGCACCGACAGTACGTCCACCTTCACGGATAGCGAAGCGAGTACCCTCTTCCATAGCGATCGGGTGGATCAATTCAGCAACAATTTTAACGTTGTCGCCTGGCATAACCATCTCAGTACCTTCTTGAAGGCTGATCGCACCTGTTACGTCTGTTGTACGAACGTAGAATTGTGGGCGGTAACCGTTGAAGAATGGAGTATGACGTCCACCCTCTTCTTTGCTCAATACGTAAATCTCAGCCTCAAATTTTGTGTGAGGAGTGATTGATTTAGGTTTACAAAGAACTTGTCCACGCTCAACATCTTCTTTCTTAGTACCACGGAGAAGAAGACCACAGTTGTCACCCGCTTCACCCATTTCCATTTCTTTACGGAACATTTCAACACCGGTTACGGTAGTTGTTTGTGTATCACGGATACCAACGATCTCGATTGTTTCACCGATTTTGATTGTACCACGCTCGATACGACCAGTAACAACGGTACCACGACCAGAGATAGAGAAAACGTCCTCTACAGGCATCAAGAAATCTTTATCAGTTTCACGAACCGGCTCAGGGATATATTCGTCTACCGCAGCCATAAGCTTTTGGATTTTTGCTGACCACTCACCAAGAGTACCAGTTTTTGCTTCTTCAAGTGCACGAAGAGCTGAACCAGCTACGATTGGAGTATCGTCACCCGGGAAATCATAAGTGTCAAGAAGTTCACGAATTTCCATCTCAACAAGTTCAAGAAGTTCTTCGTCATCAACCATATCTTCTTTGTTCATGAAAACAACGATGTACGGAACACCTACTTGTTTTGAAAGAAGGATGTGCTCACGAGTTTGTGGCATCGGGCCGTCTGCTGCAGAAACAACAAGAATAGCTCCGTCCATTTGAGCAGCACCGGTAATCATGTTTTTAACATAGTCGGCATGCCCAGGACAGTCTACGTGCGCATAGTGACGTTTATCTGTTTCGTACTCAACGTGTGAAGTAGCGATCGTAATACCGCGTTCACGCTCTTCTGGAGCGTTGTCGATTTGATCGTAATCCATCATCGCTGCACCGTTTGTTACTGCAAGTACCGCTGTGATAGCTGCAGTCAATGTAGTTTTACCGTGGTCAACGTGACCGATTGTACCGATGTTAACGTGTGGTTTATTACGCGTAAACTTTTCTTTTGCCATAGTGTCCTCCGACTGAATGTGTAAAATGAATTTGGAATTATACCAAAAAACAGCTGAAATAGCTTTCAAGCTTTCAAAAATTATTACAAAATTATTACTGGAGCTCACGAGCGGATTTGAACCGCCGACCTCTTCCTTACCAAGGAAGTGCTCTACCCCTGAGCCACGTGAGCAAAAAAACAATGATAAATATGTATTTTGGAAGCTTAAAAACTATTTTACGGTTTTAAGGTAATGATGAAGTAAATATTACGAATTGTACTTCAGCTCCCAGTGGAGCGGGAAACGAGACTCGAACTCGCGACATTCAGCTTGGAAGGCTGACGCTCTAGCCAACTGAGCTATTCCCGCAGATGGTGGTGAGAGAAGGATTCGAACCTTCGAAGATAAAAATCAGCAGATTTACAGTCTGCCCTCGTTGGCCACTTGAGTATCTCACCACGGCCATAATCTGGTCTAACACTGATAAATGTAATGCGTTCCGATTTCATTCAATGGTGCCGGCACGAGGATTTGAACCCCGGGCCTATTGATTACAAATCAATTGCTCTAGCCAACTGAGCTATGCCGGCATTGGTGAAATGGAGCCGAAATTATATACACTCTTTTCTAAAATGTCAAGCTTATTTGAAAGAAAATTAAACAATTGTGTAAACAATCTCTTTTTTCTTTTTTATCTCGAGTATTTCACGTACATTCAACCCGTCTATATTCATCGCTAAAAGCTCCTGCAGGGACGAAATTTGATGCTTTGCCGCTTCACGCAATACAATCCCGCGATACGCTTTTGCCCAGTGGCTCACCACTTTTCCCTCTTTCAAAAACTTCAATGTCACGTACGGCTGTGACGGTGTATAGAATTTATCGTAGAACCCTGCACGCAGATCCAGTATCTCCTGATCAGCAATCAACTCATCCAAAGCGGAGCTGAAATACTCTTTGTAATGTTTCTCGGGAACAAATGATCCTATCGCCGAGCCTTGTTTGAGTTTGTAATCCGGTATCGAATCACCCGCGCGGATCGGACCGAACAGATTGGAAAAGAGTATAGCCGTCGTATCGATATAGTTTTGCGCATCCTTTCCTAGCGATGAATAAGCCAGATAATCATATGCCACCCCGTCATAACGCTCAATCGCTTTCATGGTCGGCATGCTCACAAAAGGGTTTCTAAAGCGCTCATACTCTTTGGTGTCTTTGATGCCGAAAAGTTCATAGAGCTGCTCATCGCTTCCGTTTTGAGTCAGCTTCTCGTACTGCTCGATCACTTCGAGTCGTTTGGGATAAAGATGGGGAAAAAGGAGACTCTCGGGATTCAGAGGAGGAAGATTCCCCCCCTCTTGTTTTCCTTCACTCGGTGAAAAAAGGATAATCATCAGTAATACGCAGCGATAATGGCATAGCTCAAAAAGAACATCATGTGCGACGCCCCCTCAAAGTAATTGGTCTCCCCCTCGTCGGTCGTTTTCCAGACCAACAAGATCGTCAACAGCAACGCACCGATTTGAAGCGGGTTAAAATCGAGGGTGAGATTGATCCCCGAAAAGTACGCCAGCATCATCAATATCGGAACCGTCAGGATAATCGATACCGTCGATGCCCCCATCGCGATGTTGACAACCCTCTGAATCTGATCGTTGCGGGCTGCGCGTACGGCGGTAAATATCTCCGGGGATACACTGATAATCGCAATAACCAATCCGGCAAGACCCGCCGATATCCCGTGTTCTCTGGCGATGACGACACCATTTCCGGCAAATATCTCGGCACCGAATGCGATAATGGCGATAAAGCCGAAAATAACCATAAAGTTAACCGCAGTACTCAGATGTTCGAAAATATAGTCGCTCGATTCGTTTTCATCGATCTCGGCATCTTCCTCTTCCTGGAGTTTGCGCTTTAGACGAAAAAAACGGCTGCGAGCCGTTGCTTTGAAAAAGTGGGTATGGGTTCGGGTTTGAAAGATAAAAATGATGATATAGAAAAGGAGCAATACACCCGCGATCAAATGGCTGACATGAGTCAATGAAGCACTCCCGTTTTCCGTATGGCTTAACAGTCCCGGAACCAACAGAGCGCTGGAAGCGACAAACAAAACGGTACTGTACGCACTGGAGGTCTCTTTGTTATGCTGCTGCTGCGTATAGGCCAGCCCCCCTAAAAAAACGGCTAGACCGAGTAAAACGTTCAAATCGACGATAACCGCAGAGATTATCCCCCCCTTGACCGTTTCCAAAACTTCCGGCGAATGACGTACTTCAAGCAAAATAACGTACAATAAGATGATTTCTACCGCAACGGCACTGAAGGTAAGGACAAAACTGCCGTAAGGTTCATGAAGCCGTTCTGAGAGGATGTCGGCTACTTCGGCAACCGTTAAGGAGAGTGCCGCAATCCCAATCGCGGCGAATAATGTCGAGAGTAAAGATTCTTGCTGTGCATTAAACATGACTGCTAGCGCAATCGAGGCTATACCGATAAAAATGTCCCAATAATCTTCAATAAAATAGCGTATCCGCCTATCCAATTCTTTATCCTTTGTAGGTAATAGTGTTAGAGAATCATACCATAATTACAGGAATGATCAAATCCAGCCTTTTCGTTTGAAAATGTATACCGGCAAGATCGATGAAATTACCATCATACAAATGGAGAGTACATAACCGTATTTCCAATGCAGTTCAGGGAGAAAATCAAAGTTCATCCCATAAATGCTCGCTATCAAGGTAGGTGGGAGAAACACGACATTAACGATCGTAAACATTTTAATAACTTTATTCTGCTCAATGCTCAAAACACCGACGAAAATATTTTGAAGATAATCGAGCCGTTCAAAATTAAAGTCGGTGTAATCGATCAAGGATTTAATATCTTTTAACATGACCGTAACATCATGCTTAAGTGAATGTTTGTACTTGGTCGACTTTAAAAAAGCGCTCAGAATACGCTGTTTATCATTGAGATTCTCACGAATCTGCATGTTCAAATCTTCCAATGACGAGATGCGTCCCAATATCTCTTCATCTTCATTGGTATAATCGGTCAAAACGTGTTTGCGGACGCGCGTAATATCTTTTGCCAGCTTTTCAATAATATCCGCATCGGCATCAATTCGAATATCCAAAATCTGACAAAAAATATCATATCCCGTTTCAAATTGCTTCGGTGTTGCGAAAAATTTTCGGTTAAATTCATCGAACGTATATAAATTAGTGTAACGAATTGAAATCAGAATTTCTTTAAAGAGGATAAATGATACCGTTTCATTATGCGAACTTTCTCTACTGCTCACTAAAAAATAGCTGTTGATTTCAATACGATCATTCTCTTCCCAGTAACGGGAACTGATTTCAATCTCTTCGGTCTCTTGTTTAGTCGGAAATTTGATATTAAATGTATTTTCGATAAAAAGAATCTCATCATAGGTCGGCATGAGCATATCGATCCAGATCACTTTTTCAATGACCTCTCCATCGAGCTCCGACATCGTATCGATAAATGCAATCGCATTTTCATTACGGACATAACATTTAATCATTTATTCCTCCTTTC contains:
- the rplA gene encoding 50S ribosomal protein L1, producing the protein MAGKRYKQLSEKIDMTKSYSVADAAAFVKELKSAKFDETVEIALNLGVDPRHADQMIRGAVVLPHGTGKVVRVAVFAKGAKVDEAKNAGADIVGAEDLVEQIKAGNINFDIVVAAPDCMGLVGQVGRILGPKGMMPNPKTGTVTADIAKAVSNVKGGQVNFRVDKKGNIHAGIGKVSFDTDKIAENIKAFVGAINRAKPSTAKGRYIKNAALSLTMSPAIKFETQELLDIR
- the rplK gene encoding 50S ribosomal protein L11, translating into MAKKITGYIKLQVQAGAANPAPPVGPALGQRGVNIMEFCKAFNERTKDKAGFKLPVVITVYADKTFSFITKQPPASALIMKAAGLKKGTDNPMKNKVGKITKAQLMEIVKQKIQDMNTDDVDAAAATIAGSCRSMGVDIVD
- the nusG gene encoding transcription termination/antitermination protein NusG, translating into MAHRWYSIQTYAGSERSVKAAIENIIAENNLQDVITEVIVPTEDVIEVKNGKKKITERSLYSGYVFANMDLSIELQHRIQSLPRVAGFIGESNKPTPLSDNDIAVILDRVTNRSAPKPKVFFDNGEMVRIVDGPFANFTGTVDEYDLEHGTLKLNVSIFGRSTPVDISYTQVEKII
- the secE gene encoding preprotein translocase subunit SecE, encoding MKNTLSQTIHNAKMELAKVIFPTKPQVKQAFIAVIAVVTFVVLFLALVDFIMSSTVSAILS
- the rpmG gene encoding 50S ribosomal protein L33, producing the protein MRENIHLACEKCTRRNYHTTKNKKTHTEKFSVRKFCKFCREHTVHKEAKL
- the tuf gene encoding elongation factor Tu, giving the protein MAKEKFTRNKPHVNIGTIGHVDHGKTTLTAAITAVLAVTNGAAMMDYDQIDNAPEERERGITIATSHVEYETDKRHYAHVDCPGHADYVKNMITGAAQMDGAILVVSAADGPMPQTREHILLSKQVGVPYIVVFMNKEDMVDDEELLELVEMEIRELLDTYDFPGDDTPIVAGSALRALEEAKTGTLGEWSAKIQKLMAAVDEYIPEPVRETDKDFLMPVEDVFSISGRGTVVTGRIERGTIKIGETIEIVGIRDTQTTTVTGVEMFRKEMEMGEAGDNCGLLLRGTKKEDVERGQVLCKPKSITPHTKFEAEIYVLSKEEGGRHTPFFNGYRPQFYVRTTDVTGAISLQEGTEMVMPGDNVKIVAELIHPIAMEEGTRFAIREGGRTVGAGVVSKILA
- a CDS encoding YaaA family protein, which gives rise to MIILFSPSEGKQEGGNLPPLNPESLLFPHLYPKRLEVIEQYEKLTQNGSDEQLYELFGIKDTKEYERFRNPFVSMPTMKAIERYDGVAYDYLAYSSLGKDAQNYIDTTAILFSNLFGPIRAGDSIPDYKLKQGSAIGSFVPEKHYKEYFSSALDELIADQEILDLRAGFYDKFYTPSQPYVTLKFLKEGKVVSHWAKAYRGIVLREAAKHQISSLQELLAMNIDGLNVREILEIKKKKEIVYTIV
- a CDS encoding calcium:proton antiporter, coding for MDRRIRYFIEDYWDIFIGIASIALAVMFNAQQESLLSTLFAAIGIAALSLTVAEVADILSERLHEPYGSFVLTFSAVAVEIILLYVILLEVRHSPEVLETVKGGIISAVIVDLNVLLGLAVFLGGLAYTQQQHNKETSSAYSTVLFVASSALLVPGLLSHTENGSASLTHVSHLIAGVLLLFYIIIFIFQTRTHTHFFKATARSRFFRLKRKLQEEEDAEIDENESSDYIFEHLSTAVNFMVIFGFIAIIAFGAEIFAGNGVVIAREHGISAGLAGLVIAIISVSPEIFTAVRAARNDQIQRVVNIAMGASTVSIILTVPILMMLAYFSGINLTLDFNPLQIGALLLTILLVWKTTDEGETNYFEGASHMMFFLSYAIIAAYY
- the corA gene encoding magnesium/cobalt transporter CorA, coding for MIKCYVRNENAIAFIDTMSELDGEVIEKVIWIDMLMPTYDEILFIENTFNIKFPTKQETEEIEISSRYWEENDRIEINSYFLVSSRESSHNETVSFILFKEILISIRYTNLYTFDEFNRKFFATPKQFETGYDIFCQILDIRIDADADIIEKLAKDITRVRKHVLTDYTNEDEEILGRISSLEDLNMQIRENLNDKQRILSAFLKSTKYKHSLKHDVTVMLKDIKSLIDYTDFNFERLDYLQNIFVGVLSIEQNKVIKMFTIVNVVFLPPTLIASIYGMNFDFLPELHWKYGYVLSICMMVISSILPVYIFKRKGWI